The following is a genomic window from Corynebacterium incognita.
CCGATGATGATGCCGCGAAGCGTGAGCTCGCGCAACGGGGTGGCGGAACCTGTGGCGCGGGTCGTTGTGTCCGCCATGTCAGGTCCTTTCTTAAAAAATGTCAGTAATATGGGCAGATTGTTTTTAAATTCTAAACCTCCCGTGTGCATGAGACATAATGGCGCTAAAAATATCCAGGCCACAACCCGAGTAGATTGGTAAGCATGACCACAATTTCTGACTTCATCTCCAACGATCGTGACCGCATCTTCTCCCAGCTGAGCGAACTCGTTGCTTTCAACTCCGTACACAACGAGCCCGGCTTGGAAGAAGAACCGAAGAAGGCCGCCCAGTGGGTGCAGGCCGCGTTTACCGAAGCGGGCTTCGACATCAAGGCCATCGAGACCGCGGACGGCTCCACCGCGATTGTGGGCAGCAAGCCTGGCGACGCCGCGAAGCCCACCGTTCTGCTGTACTCCCACTATGACGTGGTTCCCGTGGGCAACGTTGAAGCATGGGAGTCCGACCCACTGACCCTGACCGAGCGCAACGGCCGCTGGTACGGCCGCGGCGCCGCGGACTGCAAGGGCAACGTGGTGATGCACCTGGCCGCCCTGCGCGCCCTGGAGCAGGCCGGCGGTACCGACCTCAACCTCAAGGTGCTCATCGAGGGCTCCGAGGAGCGCGGCGGCAACGGCCTGTCCCAGCTCATCGAGGACCGCCCGGAGCTCTTCGCGGCGGACGCCATCCTCATCGCCGATGGCGGAAACACCAAGGTGGGCCAGCCCACGCTGCTGACCTCACTGCGCGGCGGCGCGCAAATCAACGTCCAGGTGGACACCCTGGCTGCAGGCGTGCACTCCGGCAGCTTCGGCGGCGCCGCCCCGGACGCGGCGAAGGCGCTCATGCGCACCCTGGATTCCCTTACCGATGAGTACGGCCGCACCGTGATCGACGGCGTGGACTGCGCCCGCACGTGGGACGGCGCACCGTACCCACGCGAGGACTTCCGCGGCGATGCTTTGCTTCTCGACGGCGTGGACATCATGGGCACCGAGGACGACGCCATCGCGGACATGGTGTGGTCCCGCCCAGCCGTGTCCGTCACCGGTTTCACCTCGACCCCAGTGGCCGAGGCCGTCAATGCCGTGGCGCACACCGCGCAGGCCAACCTGAACGTCCGCGTCCCTGCGGACATGGACTCCGCCGAGGTCGCGGAGGCCGTCAAGGCGCACCTGGAGAACCACGTGCCGTGGAACGCCCATATCAAGGTGACCATCTTGGAGGTCAACCGCGGCTTCTCCACCGATCCGAACAAGCCGGCCGCCAAGACTCTGGGCGACTGCCTGGCCGAGGCCTACGGTAAGGAGACTATCCAGTCCGGCATGGGCGGATCCATCCCGCTGACCGTGGAGCTGCAGGAGGCACACCCGAACGCCGAGATCGCACTGTTCGGCGTGGAAGAACCGCTGTGCACCATCCACTCCGCCAACGAGTCCGTGGATCCTACAGAGATCGAGCACATCGCCATCGCGGAGGCCCTGTTCCTCCAGCGCTACACCAAGTAGCACCGCCTACCCCACGCTAAGGTGGGGCGCATGGAATCCATGCGCCCCGCCTTTTCTGTTTCTCCCGACTCCCTCGCCGCTCGCTGCGCCGCGGCGGTGCACGCGCAGCGCGAGCAGATCTTCGCCGACCTCAGCGAGCTGGTCTCCTTCCGCTCCGTACACGCGGAGGTGCTCGCCAAGACCCAAGAGGGTCACGCTGCGCACCCGAAGCACAAGGAGTACGTGGAGTCTTACGACGCCGCGGCGGCGTGGGTGGAAGGAAAGCTCACCGAGCTCGGGTTTGACGCCAAGACCATCCACTGCGCGGACAAATCCCAGGCGGTGTTCGCGGAAAAGCTCGGCGCTACTGGCGCGCCCACAGTGCTGCTCTATAGCCACTTCGACGTCGTCTCGCCCGGCGACGAGACCGAGTGGGATCACCCGCCCTTCCAGCTCACCGAGGTAGACGGGCGCTGGGCGGCGCGCGGCGCCGCGGACTGCAAAGGCGCGGTGGTCATGCACCTGGCGGCCCTGCGGGCGCTGAGGGACCTGGGGACGTCGGAAAGCGAGCATGCCTGCGGCATCAAAGTGATCGTGGAAGGTTCGGAGGAAAACGGGGGCGCCGGCCTGCGGGAACTGGTGCGCGAACAGCCGGACCTGCTGGAGGCAGACGCCATCTTCATCGCGGATACGGGCAACGCCGAGGTGGGCCAGCCCTCCCTGATCACCATGCTGCGCGGCTCGGCGCAGGTGCGCGTGCGGGTGGAGACCCTGCACTCCCCGGCCCACTCCGGAAAGTTCGGCGGCGCCGCCCCGGACGCGGTGGCCGCGCTCATCCGGGCGCTGGACTCCCTGCGTGATGAGGAAGGGCGCACCACTATCGACGGCCTGGACTGCCGCGCGCAATGGACAGGCCAGCCCTACCCCAAGGAGCGCTTCCGTGCCGACGCCGGGGTACTCGGGGGCGTCGAAACGCTTGGCGGGGACGAGGACTCCGTGGCAGATCTGGTGTGGGCGCGCCCCGCGGTGACTGTGACGGGGTTTAGCTCCGCACCAGTGGAGCGGGCCGTCAACGCCGTGCCCGCGCACGCAGAAGCACAACTTAATCTCCGGGTGCCCCCAGAACTTGGCCTTAATACCAGGGAAGCCGCAGAAGTGCTGGTACGACACATCGAAAATCACGTACCCTGGGGAGCACGTGTGACAGCGGACATCCTCAGCGCGAGCCAGTTCTTCACCGCGGACGTTCATGGTGACGCCCTGACCTTGCTTGAGGAAACGCTGACTAATTCCTATGGCAGAGAGACCGGGCTGGTAGGCACGGGCGGTTCCATCCCGCTCACGGTGGAACTGAGCCAGGCTTATCCGGGAGCGGACATTGCTTTGTTTGGTGTCCAAGACGCGGCGGCGGATATTCATTCCCCCACCGAGTCCGTGGATCCATCGGAGATCGTGCACATCGCCGCAGCAGAAGCGGAGTTCTTGGCGCGGTTCGGGCGCTAGTTGGCGAATAGTTGTCCACACCACTGTGAGTGAGTCGCTAAAATAGCCACGAATACACGTGGTTGAAAACGGTATATGGCCAAGACCTTAAGGAGTGTGCTTCCTAGCTCGTGCTGATCCTGCTCGGTGTGCTTATTGCTGCCACCTGCCTCGCCCCACTACTCATTAAGGTCCTGGGCAGACCCGCCTTCGGCGCGTTGGCCATCCCCAACGCAGTGGGGTTCTTCTGGGTGCTGCAGCTGTTTACCACCGGAGCATTTAAGGACGGCCAGTACCTGTCCGAGAAGATTGAATGGATGCCGTCTGCACACCTGGCCCTCAACTTCCGCCTGGATCCACTCGCGGGCCTGTTCAGCCTCATCATCCTAGGTATCGGCACGCTGGTGATGGTGTACTGCTGGGGCTACTTCTCCTCCCTGCGCAACCGATCCGGTGCCTTCGCCGCGGAGATGGCGGGATTTGCCACCGCCATGTACGGCCTGGTGATTTCCGACAACCTCCTGCTCATGTACGTGTTCTGGGAGATCACCTCAGTACTGTCTTTCTTGTTGGTGAGCTACTACGGTGAGCGCGCCTCTTCTCGCCGCTCTGCCGGGCAGGCGCTCATGGTCACCACCCTGGGTGGCCTGGCCATGCTGCTGGGTATCATCTTGTTCGGCCGGCAATCGGGCATCTGGGATTTCTCCCAGGTGGACTCGTTTACCAACGTGGCGCAGACCCCGTACGTCACCATCGCCATCATCCTTATCCTGGCGGGCGCGCTGTCCAAGTCCGCCATCGCACCGGCGCACTTCTGGCTGCCGGGTGCGATGGCCGCGCCCACCCCGGTGTCCGCATACCTGCACTCCGCCGCCATGGTTAAAGCTGGCATCTTCCTCGTCGCCGTGCTGGCGCCGTACTTCCAGGTGGTCACCAGCTGGCACCTCGTGGTCATTCCGCTGGGTCTGTTCACGATGCTGCTGGGTGGCTGGATGGCGCTCAAGCAAAAGGACCTCAAGCTCATCCTCGCCTACGGCACGGTGTCCCAGCTGGGTTTCATTACTTCCGTCATGGCCATCGGCTCCCGGGAGGCGATGCAGGCGGGGCTAGCCATGACCTTCGCGCACGCGCTGTTTAAGTCCGCGCTGTTCATGGTCACCGGCGCCATCGACCACTCGACTGGCACCCGCGACATCGACAAGCTCTCTGGTCTGCGCCGGAAGGAGCCATTGCTGTTTATCATCGCCGCACTGTCCACCGCATCGATGGCCGGCGTGCCGCCACTGTTTGGCTTCGTGTCCAAGGAGGCGGTGCTGGAAGCGGTGCTGCACGAGGACCTGCTGGTGGGCATGCCGCGTGCCATGATGACGGTGGCCATCGTGGTGGGCTCTATCCTCACCATGGCCTATTCCCTGCGCTTCATGTGGGGCGCGTTTTCCGTGAAGAAGCCTGAGCACGTCTCCGGCGGCGGGGTCTCCCCCGCCGTGCAAGCCATGCACCGCGTGAGCCCGCTGCTCTGGCTCCCGCCGGGCGTGGCCACCGCACTGACGGTGTTCTTCGGCATCTTCCCCGAATTACTGTCCGCCGGGATTACCCAGCACCTCAACGCCACATTCCCTTTGGCTCGCGGCGTCGACGGCGCGGGGCAGGATGCTTCCGAGAAGGTCGCCGAACTCGCACTCTGGCACGGTTTCACCATTCCACTGGGGCTCAGCGCCATCATCATCGCCGCCGGTGTCCTCATGCACTGGCAGCGCCACCTGGTATACAAGGCGCAGTTCGACTACCCAGCGCTCGGCTCCGCGGACGATGCCTACGACGCGGTGCTCATGCACCTGCGCAACCTGTCGCTGCGCATCACCGCGTCGACGCAGCGCGGTTCGCTGCAGGTCAACCTGGCCATCATCTTCGGCGTGCTCATCCTGCTGCCGACGATCGCGCTCATCTCCGGGCAGCGCAATGACATCCGCATGATCCTGGCGGACAACCCCTGGCAGGCCATCGCGGCCCTGGTCATCATCGCCGCCGCGATCGCCTCCACGGTGCTGGATAACCGCCTGTCCGCCGTCATCGTGGTGGGCATCACCGGCTACAGCCTGGCCTTCATCTTCGCGCTGTACGGTGCCACGGATCTCGCGCTGACGCAGCTACTGGTGGAGACCATCATCATGGTGCTGTTCATGCTCGTGCTCCGCAAAATGCCGGCGAATACCGAATGGCGCCAAGACCCGAAGCTCAAGCGGCTCCGCGCCTGGCTCAGCATCGGCGTGGGGTTGTCGGTCACCACGGTGGCGATGTTCGCGATGAACGCGCGCTCGGCCTCCCCTATCTCTGAGCACATGCCGGAGCTGGCCAAGAACATCGGCCACGGCGACAACGCCGTCAACGTGTTACTCGTGGACCTGCGCGCCTGGGATACCCTCGGCGAGATTTCCGTGCTCGTCATCGCCGCCACCGGCATCGCGTCGCTCATCTACCGCACCCAGTCCTTCAGCCGGTCCTCGCGCCGCCCGACCCTCCGGGTCACGGGCCGCCGCTGGCTGGCCACCGGCGTGGAATCAGAGACGGCGCAGAACCGCTCCCTCATGGTGGACGTGGCCACCCGACTGCTCTTCCCCTGCATGATGGCGCTGAGCGCCTACTTCTTCTTCGCCGGGCACAACGCCCCCGGCGGCGGCTTCGCGGGCGGACTCGTAGCCTCCCTGGCGTTTACCCTGCGCTACCTGGCGGGCGGACGCGCGGAGCTGGAGGAGGCATTGCCTATCGACGCCTCGCGGATCCTCGGCGCCGGGCTGTTCATCTCCACGTCCATGGCGGTCATCCCGCTGTTCTTCGAACGCCCCGTGTTGTCGACGGCCTACGAGAAGGTTTCTGTGCCACTCATCGGCGACGTCTCGTTGCCGTCGGCGTTGGTCTTTGACCTGGGCGTCTACCTCATCGTCGTGGGCCTGACGTTGTTGATTCTTACGTCCTTGGGCGGCCAGTTGGACCGCGAGGAGGAGATGCGTAAGCAGCGCGCTCGCGACCGCGCCCGCAACCTGGCGCGCCAGAAGAAGCGCCGCGACGCCCTGCGCAGGAGCAAGGCTGCGGCGACCAGCACGTCCACCGCAGCCAGCACGACGAGCACAGCCAACACCGCCAGCAAGGGAGGCGAGAAATAGTCATGGAAGCCAACCTCTTCCTCCTCTTAGCCGCCGGCACGCTCATCGCCGCGGGCGTGTACCTCATGCTGGACCGCGCGATGACCAAGATCCTGCTGGGCACGCTGCTGTTGGGCAACGGCGCGAACCTGCTCATCCTCCTGTCCGGCGGGCGCTCCGGCTCACCGCCGATTGACGGCCGTGAGTCGCAGCAATACGGCGAACAAATAGCGGACCCGCTCTCCCAGGGCATGATCCTCACTGCCATCGTGATTTCGATGGCCATGACCGGTTTCATCCTCACCCTGGCGTACCGGCAGTACCGCTACCGCACCGATGACGTCATCGAGGACGACATCGAGGACGCAGCAGTGGCGGCGCGCCCGACCACCGCGTCGGCGCAGCCGGACCACGACGCCTCCGATGACCCGGACACCGGTCGGGCCACGCCGAAGGGTGACGCCTTCGGCCCAGAATCTTTCGAGGAACCAGTGAAGGGAGCAGCCAATGAGTGAGTTCTTTGGCCCACTGTCCGCAGCGCTGCTCCCGTACATCAACTACCTCATTGCACTGCCTGTGCTCATCCCGGCTATCGGCGCGGCGTCGTCGCTGCTGTTCGCCCGGCGCCCGGAGATGCAGCGCCTCCTGGCCATCACGTCGCTGCTGCTGGTGGCGCTTGTCGACGCCTGCTTGGTTATCGTCGCCGACATCGAGGGCATTCAGACCCTCCAGGTCGGCGGTTGGGACGCCCCGGTGGGCATCACTCTGGTGGCCGACCGGCTATCCACAGTCATGCTCTTCACTTCCTCCGTGGTGTTGTTCTGCGTGATGTGGTACGCCATCTCGCAGGGCGTACGCGACGGCTCGAAGGACGAACCGGTGGCGGTGTTCTCCCCGAACTACATGCTGCTGACCATGGGCGTGAACGTCTCCTTCTTGGCCGGCGACCTGTTTAACCTCTACGTGGGCTTTGAGATCTTCCTCGTGGCCTCCTACGTGCTGTTGACCCTGGGAGCATCCCCGGCGCGTGTGCGCGCAGGCGTGGGCTACGTCATGGTGTCCATGGCCTCGTCCATGGTGTTCCTCTTTGGCTTGGCCATGGTGTACGCCTCGGTGGGCACAATGAATATGGCGCACATCGGCATCCGCATGGCCGACGTGCCCGAGGGCACCCGAACCGCGATTTTTGGCACGCTGCTGGTGGCCTTCGGCATCAAGGCGGCCGTGGTGCCGCTGGACGCCTGGCTGCCAGACTCCTACCCCACCGCGCCGTCGCTGGTCACTGCCGTGTTCGCGGGCTTGCTTACCAAGGTGGGCGTGTACTCCATCATCCGCATGCGCACCTCGGTGTTCACTGATGGCTCACTCGACGGGATGCTCATGTGGGTGGCGTTGGCCACGATGCTCGTGGGTATTTTGGGAGCGATGGCGCAGTCGGACATCAAGCGTCTGCTGTCCTTTACTCTGGTCAGCCACATCGGCTACATGATCTTTGGCGTGGCGTTGGGTACGTCCCAGGGCTTGAGCGGCGCCATCTTCTACGCGGTGCACCACATTCTGGTGCAGACCGCACTGTTCCTTGTGGTCGGCCTCATCGAACGCCAGGCGGGCACGTCCTCGCTGCGCCGCCTGGGTTCGCTGCTGTACACCGCGCCGGTCATCGCGCTGCTGTACTTCATCCCCGCCATCAACCTGGGCGGCATCCCGCCGTTCTCCGGGTTCCTGGGCAAGATCATCTTGCTGGAGGCCGCGGCCAATGAGGATTCCTGGCTCAGCTGGGTCTTGGCCGGCGGCGCGGTGATCACTTCACTGCTCACCCTCTATGTCATGGTTCTGGTGTGGTCTAAGGGCTTCCTGCGCGACCGTAAGGACGCCCCGGAGGGGCACGTGGCCATGGCTCGCCCGGCGCCGCTCACGGAGGTTACGGACACCGTTGAATTCTCCGAACGCGAGGACGTGGGCCGTTTGCCCTTCGGCATGGTGGCCTCCACCGCTGCTCTGGTCGCAGCCTCGGTTTCCATCACTTTCCTGGCTGGCCCTATCTCGGGTGTGACCAGCCGCGCGGCGGAGTCCGCCCAGGATAATTCCATTTACCAGTATGCGGTGCTGGGCATCCATTCGGACAACCCCACCCGCCACCTGGATCAGAAGTTGCGCTACCACGGCGGCGCCGACTCCCGCGAGGTGCGTGACGACGCCCCGGCGACCTCCGCCCCGGCGACAACTGCACCGGAGACGACTGCGCCGGAGACGACTGCGCCGCAGTACGCGTCGGAGCCGTCGGGGACGTCGGAGAGGAGCAGCGATGAGTAACAGCCACATCGGGCGCCGCATCGACGGCGCGCGTAACCGCCTGCACCCGAGCTTCGTCGTGTGGATCACCCTGCTTTGGTTATTGCTCATGGGCGAGATCTCCGTGGCGAACGTCGTCGGCGGCCTCGCGGTGGCGCTGGCTATCGTGCTGTTCTTGCCCCTGCCCGCCATGCCGGTGACCGAAACCCACATCAGTTGGGGCAAGCTGGTTCTGCACCAGGTGGTGTGGGTGGTCGAGCTGCTGCAGGCCTCCGTCAAGGTGGCGTGGCTGGCGCTGCGCCCGGAGGCACCGCCGAAGACCGCCATCCTGGCCGTGCCGATGCGCGTGGAAAGCGAGCTGGTGCTCAGCTACGCGGTCTTGTTGTACAACCTCCAGCCCGGAGGCTCGGTCACAGACATCGACATCGCCAACCGCATGCTTACCATCCACGTGCTTGATGCCCCCAACGAGGACGCCATCGAGCGCGAGATCGCGGCCGTCGCCACGCTGGAGCGCCGCATGATCGAGATCTTTGAAAGGAAGCGTGGAGTATGAACCCGGACATCTACAACCTGGGGCTGACGATTGCCGCGGCGCTCATCACCATCTCCATCTTTGTGATGGCGTGGCGCATCATCGTGGGCCCCAACTCGCTGGATCGCATGGTGGGCATGGACGGTTTCGTGGCCATCTTCCAGTGTGCCCTGGCCACCTATATCTGCTGGACGCTGGAGACCACGGTGGTCAACGCCATGCTGGTGGTGGCCCTGCTGGGATTTATCTCCACCGTCTCCGTCACTCGCTTCCGCAGGAGGGATAACCAGTGAACTGGAACCTCATCGCAGACATCACCTCGCTGACCTTGATCCTGGTGGGCTCGCTGTTGATCTTCTCCGCGGCGGTTGGCGTGGTGCGTTTCAAAGACACCATGTCGCGCGTCCACGCGGTCACCAAGCCACAGACCACCGGCCTGCTGCTGACCCTCGTCGGCTCCTTCATCCGCGTCGTGGGGTCACCAGAATTCGAGGTCTCCCACCGCAGCGACCTAGGAATTCTGGTGGTCTTGGGCATCTTCGCGGCCATGACCACGCCAGTGACGGCGCAACGCCTGTCCCGTATTGCCCGCCGCGAGGGTCTCTACGCCGCAGATGAGAACATGAG
Proteins encoded in this region:
- a CDS encoding Na+/H+ antiporter subunit E, giving the protein MSNSHIGRRIDGARNRLHPSFVVWITLLWLLLMGEISVANVVGGLAVALAIVLFLPLPAMPVTETHISWGKLVLHQVVWVVELLQASVKVAWLALRPEAPPKTAILAVPMRVESELVLSYAVLLYNLQPGGSVTDIDIANRMLTIHVLDAPNEDAIEREIAAVATLERRMIEIFERKRGV
- a CDS encoding monovalent cation/H(+) antiporter subunit G encodes the protein MNWNLIADITSLTLILVGSLLIFSAAVGVVRFKDTMSRVHAVTKPQTTGLLLTLVGSFIRVVGSPEFEVSHRSDLGILVVLGIFAAMTTPVTAQRLSRIARREGLYAADENMSRNDRPAGKSMRRGNSR
- a CDS encoding Na(+)/H(+) antiporter subunit C; amino-acid sequence: MEANLFLLLAAGTLIAAGVYLMLDRAMTKILLGTLLLGNGANLLILLSGGRSGSPPIDGRESQQYGEQIADPLSQGMILTAIVISMAMTGFILTLAYRQYRYRTDDVIEDDIEDAAVAARPTTASAQPDHDASDDPDTGRATPKGDAFGPESFEEPVKGAANE
- a CDS encoding Na+/H+ antiporter subunit A; the encoded protein is MLILLGVLIAATCLAPLLIKVLGRPAFGALAIPNAVGFFWVLQLFTTGAFKDGQYLSEKIEWMPSAHLALNFRLDPLAGLFSLIILGIGTLVMVYCWGYFSSLRNRSGAFAAEMAGFATAMYGLVISDNLLLMYVFWEITSVLSFLLVSYYGERASSRRSAGQALMVTTLGGLAMLLGIILFGRQSGIWDFSQVDSFTNVAQTPYVTIAIILILAGALSKSAIAPAHFWLPGAMAAPTPVSAYLHSAAMVKAGIFLVAVLAPYFQVVTSWHLVVIPLGLFTMLLGGWMALKQKDLKLILAYGTVSQLGFITSVMAIGSREAMQAGLAMTFAHALFKSALFMVTGAIDHSTGTRDIDKLSGLRRKEPLLFIIAALSTASMAGVPPLFGFVSKEAVLEAVLHEDLLVGMPRAMMTVAIVVGSILTMAYSLRFMWGAFSVKKPEHVSGGGVSPAVQAMHRVSPLLWLPPGVATALTVFFGIFPELLSAGITQHLNATFPLARGVDGAGQDASEKVAELALWHGFTIPLGLSAIIIAAGVLMHWQRHLVYKAQFDYPALGSADDAYDAVLMHLRNLSLRITASTQRGSLQVNLAIIFGVLILLPTIALISGQRNDIRMILADNPWQAIAALVIIAAAIASTVLDNRLSAVIVVGITGYSLAFIFALYGATDLALTQLLVETIIMVLFMLVLRKMPANTEWRQDPKLKRLRAWLSIGVGLSVTTVAMFAMNARSASPISEHMPELAKNIGHGDNAVNVLLVDLRAWDTLGEISVLVIAATGIASLIYRTQSFSRSSRRPTLRVTGRRWLATGVESETAQNRSLMVDVATRLLFPCMMALSAYFFFAGHNAPGGGFAGGLVASLAFTLRYLAGGRAELEEALPIDASRILGAGLFISTSMAVIPLFFERPVLSTAYEKVSVPLIGDVSLPSALVFDLGVYLIVVGLTLLILTSLGGQLDREEEMRKQRARDRARNLARQKKRRDALRRSKAAATSTSTAASTTSTANTASKGGEK
- a CDS encoding Na+/H+ antiporter subunit D, with the protein product MSEFFGPLSAALLPYINYLIALPVLIPAIGAASSLLFARRPEMQRLLAITSLLLVALVDACLVIVADIEGIQTLQVGGWDAPVGITLVADRLSTVMLFTSSVVLFCVMWYAISQGVRDGSKDEPVAVFSPNYMLLTMGVNVSFLAGDLFNLYVGFEIFLVASYVLLTLGASPARVRAGVGYVMVSMASSMVFLFGLAMVYASVGTMNMAHIGIRMADVPEGTRTAIFGTLLVAFGIKAAVVPLDAWLPDSYPTAPSLVTAVFAGLLTKVGVYSIIRMRTSVFTDGSLDGMLMWVALATMLVGILGAMAQSDIKRLLSFTLVSHIGYMIFGVALGTSQGLSGAIFYAVHHILVQTALFLVVGLIERQAGTSSLRRLGSLLYTAPVIALLYFIPAINLGGIPPFSGFLGKIILLEAAANEDSWLSWVLAGGAVITSLLTLYVMVLVWSKGFLRDRKDAPEGHVAMARPAPLTEVTDTVEFSEREDVGRLPFGMVASTAALVAASVSITFLAGPISGVTSRAAESAQDNSIYQYAVLGIHSDNPTRHLDQKLRYHGGADSREVRDDAPATSAPATTAPETTAPETTAPQYASEPSGTSERSSDE
- a CDS encoding dipeptidase; its protein translation is MTTISDFISNDRDRIFSQLSELVAFNSVHNEPGLEEEPKKAAQWVQAAFTEAGFDIKAIETADGSTAIVGSKPGDAAKPTVLLYSHYDVVPVGNVEAWESDPLTLTERNGRWYGRGAADCKGNVVMHLAALRALEQAGGTDLNLKVLIEGSEERGGNGLSQLIEDRPELFAADAILIADGGNTKVGQPTLLTSLRGGAQINVQVDTLAAGVHSGSFGGAAPDAAKALMRTLDSLTDEYGRTVIDGVDCARTWDGAPYPREDFRGDALLLDGVDIMGTEDDAIADMVWSRPAVSVTGFTSTPVAEAVNAVAHTAQANLNVRVPADMDSAEVAEAVKAHLENHVPWNAHIKVTILEVNRGFSTDPNKPAAKTLGDCLAEAYGKETIQSGMGGSIPLTVELQEAHPNAEIALFGVEEPLCTIHSANESVDPTEIEHIAIAEALFLQRYTK
- a CDS encoding monovalent cation/H+ antiporter complex subunit F, translating into MNPDIYNLGLTIAAALITISIFVMAWRIIVGPNSLDRMVGMDGFVAIFQCALATYICWTLETTVVNAMLVVALLGFISTVSVTRFRRRDNQ
- a CDS encoding M20/M25/M40 family metallo-hydrolase, encoding MRPAFSVSPDSLAARCAAAVHAQREQIFADLSELVSFRSVHAEVLAKTQEGHAAHPKHKEYVESYDAAAAWVEGKLTELGFDAKTIHCADKSQAVFAEKLGATGAPTVLLYSHFDVVSPGDETEWDHPPFQLTEVDGRWAARGAADCKGAVVMHLAALRALRDLGTSESEHACGIKVIVEGSEENGGAGLRELVREQPDLLEADAIFIADTGNAEVGQPSLITMLRGSAQVRVRVETLHSPAHSGKFGGAAPDAVAALIRALDSLRDEEGRTTIDGLDCRAQWTGQPYPKERFRADAGVLGGVETLGGDEDSVADLVWARPAVTVTGFSSAPVERAVNAVPAHAEAQLNLRVPPELGLNTREAAEVLVRHIENHVPWGARVTADILSASQFFTADVHGDALTLLEETLTNSYGRETGLVGTGGSIPLTVELSQAYPGADIALFGVQDAAADIHSPTESVDPSEIVHIAAAEAEFLARFGR